A region of the Candidatus Moraniibacteriota bacterium genome:
GATTACAGAAATAACATCATCAGAGTTTTTTATTTTCATCATGCGGATCGCTTCCAAAAACAAGATATTTTGATATTCGCCGACTGTTCCGCCGATTTCAATAATAGTAACGTCTGCATCAGCTTTGTTGGCAGCGTGCTTAATACGGTCAATAACCTCAAGGGGAATATGAGGTACAACCTCAACGCATTTCCCGTTATATTCTAAATTTCTTTCCTTTTGAATGACAGATTCATAGACACGTCCGGTAGTCATATAATTATCCCGGGAAAGACTTATATTCATAAATCTTTCATAATTCCCCATGTCCTGGTCTGTTTCATCTCCATCATCAAGCACGAAAACCTCGCCGTGTTCCGTGGGGTTCATCGTGCCAGCATCTACATTTATGTAAGGGTCTATTTTTATGGCGGTAACATTATATCCGCGTGCCTTCAATATCATCCCTATGGATGAAGTTGTGATTCCTTTTCCTACTCCGCTCATTACGCCCCCCATAACAAAAATGTATTTTCTGTTTTTCATAGAATTAAATTAAGCAAAAAGCCGCTCCCCTGCGACTTTCAAGATATGTGCTTTTTAAACTTTACCTTCTTGATTATATATCCTTTCTTATTCTTCTTCAACCCCTAAAATTATTTCAGTTTTAATGCCAAAATCCAAGTCAATATCAACATGTTTTTCACCCAATTCTTTTATGTGGCTAATTTGTATGGATTTTTCAGAAAGATTGTAACCAGCCTTTTTTATTTCAAAAGCAATCTCCTTGGAAGTGATAGAACCAAAAAGCTTTCCTTTTTTTGCCTTGGCTTTGATTATAAATTTTTTTCCCTTTAGATCTTCAGCCAACCTTTGGACAACTTGTTTCTCAAGTGCTAATTGAAGATTTCTTTTCCCAGCTTCTATTTTTGTTTGAATTATGGCTGATTGTGTTGCAATTTTAGCAAATTTTTTTGGCAAGAGAAAATTATGTGCATA
Encoded here:
- the rplI gene encoding 50S ribosomal protein L9: MEIILLQDVKNVGKKGEIKNVSDGYAHNFLLPKKFAKIATQSAIIQTKIEAGKRNLQLALEKQVVQRLAEDLKGKKFIIKAKAKKGKLFGSITSKEIAFEIKKAGYNLSEKSIQISHIKELGEKHVDIDLDFGIKTEIILGVEEE